One Gimesia aquarii DNA segment encodes these proteins:
- a CDS encoding transposase, which produces MSGLLCRKPTSDCYTCNKRVKLAAVDGTGFELRHISANFVKRRKRACITGYETTTYTRYPSAGIICDCASHLILAVVPGRGPEPDDKHYRQAVAQAAKRARVETILADAGYDSEGAHLFASQEYGMRTIIPAT; this is translated from the coding sequence GTGTCAGGTCTGCTCTGTAGAAAACCTACTTCCGATTGCTATACCTGTAATAAACGAGTGAAGTTAGCAGCCGTCGATGGAACAGGTTTCGAGTTGCGTCACATTAGTGCCAACTTTGTAAAACGCCGAAAAAGAGCCTGTATAACCGGGTATGAAACGACAACATACACACGGTATCCGTCTGCAGGAATCATCTGTGACTGTGCCAGTCATCTGATACTCGCAGTGGTGCCCGGTCGTGGTCCGGAACCAGATGACAAGCACTACAGGCAGGCAGTGGCACAAGCAGCAAAGCGGGCGAGAGTCGAAACCATTCTCGCAGACGCCGGCTATGACAGCGAAGGAGCTCACTTGTTTGCGTCCCAGGAATACGGCATGCGAACAATCATTCCTGCGACATGA
- the treZ gene encoding malto-oligosyltrehalose trehalohydrolase — MPPTQQSKRPAVASRGHILATDLDGTFIPLDNNAQNCSDLRILTSQFEAHGNSLIFVTGRHFESVTQAIQEFQLPQPDWIICDVGTSIFQRQDSGTFTPVTAYQDYQDQIITSLPLAALRERLQNISGLQLQEPEKQGRFKLSFYADASQLDELVDLIQQILDESDAPYSIIHSIDPFNGDGLIDLLPATVSKAHALEWWSETFELNPQDIVFAGDSGNDLTALTAGYRTILVGNADRSLAQRVHNLHRESGWNNRLYLAHGTATSGVLEGCRWFGLADPTDTRIERLGATPVTFNETYFRVWAPRQKTIAVEIHDQDTTSQFELTRDAQGYFAGTISNVRPGALYQYCLDHDVRRPDPASRYQPEGVHGVSQVINADQFPWTDQDWQGIKKESLIIYELHLGSFTEAGTFRATIKSIPELIELGITAIEIMPVAQSPGKWNWGYDGVDLFAVRNTYGTVEDFKAFVDACHAAGLAVILDVVSNHVGPEGNYLSEFGPYFSEKHHTAWGEAFNFDGPDSQHVRQFIIDNSFYWLEAFHLDGLRLDAVHCMYDDSQPTILDEIRQAASGYADSVNWPIHLIAETNVYNHDLLTQKGDRAAYDGIWCDCLMYSIYSYALPDVRLTHREYHGAQDLADTLQYGYVYSGAELMRVSESQRAIVHSGRDQQSHINSLIVALQTHDSVGNHPHGSRIHHLTSKQFQKAAAGLVILYPSIPLIFMGEEFAVDSPFPFFADFEDNALRKNVDQGRIENHHPEIESEILLPSSDEAFYQAKFHDTNRRDREMFDWYRELLLLRKQGIAEEWLSVRYMSSEYNHDQHIFTLRYTQIDGGIAIQSRLIPKDSTEATPVKIASLGTVLLSSEPLLEIVENCIILQPNHVVVSSF; from the coding sequence ATGCCCCCGACACAACAATCGAAAAGACCAGCCGTAGCCTCTCGAGGTCATATTCTGGCTACGGACCTGGACGGCACATTCATCCCCCTTGATAACAACGCGCAAAACTGCTCCGATCTACGGATTCTGACAAGCCAATTTGAGGCACACGGGAACTCACTCATTTTTGTTACCGGGCGTCACTTTGAATCTGTTACACAAGCGATACAGGAGTTCCAGCTACCACAACCTGACTGGATTATCTGTGATGTTGGTACTTCGATCTTTCAACGTCAGGACTCGGGAACCTTCACTCCCGTCACCGCCTATCAGGATTATCAGGACCAGATTATCACTTCCCTGCCCCTTGCAGCATTGCGTGAGCGACTACAAAACATCTCTGGCTTGCAACTGCAGGAACCAGAAAAACAAGGGCGCTTCAAACTCAGTTTCTATGCAGACGCATCGCAACTGGACGAACTGGTTGACCTGATCCAACAGATCCTCGACGAATCCGATGCCCCCTATTCCATTATTCACAGCATCGATCCTTTTAATGGAGATGGCCTGATAGATTTGTTGCCGGCAACCGTATCCAAGGCACACGCGCTGGAGTGGTGGTCAGAAACGTTTGAACTGAATCCGCAAGACATCGTTTTTGCCGGTGATTCGGGAAACGACTTGACCGCGCTCACTGCCGGCTATCGGACTATCCTTGTTGGCAACGCCGACCGCAGTCTCGCGCAGCGTGTCCATAATTTACATAGGGAGTCGGGCTGGAACAACCGTCTTTACCTCGCACACGGCACCGCCACCAGCGGCGTACTGGAAGGGTGCCGCTGGTTTGGATTAGCTGATCCGACCGACACACGAATCGAACGACTCGGAGCGACGCCGGTTACATTCAATGAAACATACTTTCGCGTCTGGGCTCCACGACAAAAAACGATTGCTGTAGAAATTCACGACCAAGACACAACCAGCCAATTTGAATTGACGCGCGACGCGCAAGGTTACTTTGCCGGTACCATCTCAAATGTACGTCCCGGCGCGCTGTATCAATACTGTCTGGACCATGATGTCAGGCGTCCCGATCCCGCTTCGCGATACCAGCCCGAAGGAGTGCATGGCGTTTCTCAAGTCATTAATGCTGATCAATTCCCCTGGACAGACCAAGATTGGCAGGGCATCAAGAAAGAGAGCCTGATCATCTACGAACTGCATCTTGGCAGTTTCACAGAAGCCGGCACCTTTCGCGCCACCATCAAAAGTATTCCTGAATTAATTGAGTTAGGTATTACAGCTATCGAAATCATGCCTGTGGCCCAGTCGCCAGGTAAATGGAACTGGGGTTACGATGGCGTCGATCTATTTGCAGTCCGAAATACGTATGGCACCGTTGAAGATTTCAAAGCGTTCGTCGACGCATGTCACGCTGCAGGCTTAGCAGTGATTCTGGATGTCGTCTCTAACCACGTGGGGCCGGAAGGCAATTACCTCTCAGAGTTTGGTCCCTATTTTTCAGAAAAGCATCATACCGCCTGGGGCGAAGCCTTTAATTTTGATGGCCCCGATTCCCAACACGTCAGGCAGTTCATCATTGACAATTCGTTCTATTGGCTGGAAGCGTTTCATCTCGACGGTCTAAGATTGGATGCCGTACATTGCATGTATGATGACAGCCAGCCAACGATTCTTGACGAAATCCGACAAGCTGCGAGCGGATACGCCGATTCTGTAAACTGGCCTATTCACTTGATTGCGGAAACCAATGTCTATAATCACGACTTACTAACCCAGAAAGGAGACAGAGCGGCCTACGATGGAATCTGGTGCGACTGCCTGATGTACTCAATCTATTCGTATGCATTGCCTGACGTGCGTCTCACGCATCGTGAATATCATGGTGCACAAGATCTTGCCGACACACTGCAATATGGATATGTCTATTCTGGTGCCGAATTGATGCGAGTTTCCGAATCACAGCGCGCGATCGTTCATTCGGGAAGAGACCAACAAAGTCATATCAACTCATTAATCGTGGCGCTGCAAACACACGATTCTGTTGGCAATCATCCACACGGCAGTCGTATTCACCATCTGACTTCAAAGCAATTTCAAAAGGCAGCAGCAGGACTGGTCATTCTTTATCCCAGCATCCCCTTAATTTTTATGGGAGAAGAATTCGCCGTTGACTCCCCATTTCCGTTCTTTGCAGACTTCGAAGACAACGCACTTCGAAAAAACGTGGATCAAGGTCGCATAGAAAACCATCATCCAGAGATTGAGAGCGAGATTCTGTTACCCTCAAGCGACGAAGCGTTCTACCAGGCCAAATTTCATGATACGAACCGACGCGATCGCGAAATGTTTGACTGGTATCGAGAACTGCTTTTACTTCGAAAACAGGGCATCGCTGAAGAGTGGCTTTCTGTAAGATATATGAGTTCTGAATATAACCATGACCAACACATCTTCACACTAAGATATACCCAAATAGATGGTGGTATTGCGATTCAGTCCCGGTTGATACCCAAAGATTCCACTGAAGCCACTCCAGTAAAAATCGCTTCTCTCGGTACAGTTCTACTTTCATCCGAACCTCTGTTAGAAATTGTAGAAAATTGTATAATCCTCCAACCGAATCATGTAGTGGTCAGTTCATTCTGA